One window from the genome of Spirosoma rhododendri encodes:
- a CDS encoding pyridoxamine 5'-phosphate oxidase family protein, which produces MQTTRTTPSRLAKRAHYDADTIYPILDEALFCTVSTVIDGQPFALPTAHARHDDKLYIHGSVGSHFIRAIENGASVCITVMLADGLVLAKSAFNHSVNYRSVVIFAQAEKVTDEAEKMQALALITDHLIPNRWDDLRPTTDSEMRKTTVLAFSLAEASAKVRTGSSNDDAADRDLPTWAGVIPLKTVQLPPVPADYSTAPLPDYLVVN; this is translated from the coding sequence ATGCAAACAACCCGCACGACACCCAGCCGACTAGCCAAGCGTGCTCATTACGACGCCGATACGATATACCCCATTCTGGACGAAGCCCTCTTTTGCACGGTCAGTACCGTAATCGACGGGCAACCGTTCGCCCTGCCCACCGCCCACGCCCGGCACGACGACAAACTATACATTCACGGCTCGGTGGGCAGCCATTTCATCCGGGCCATTGAAAACGGCGCATCAGTTTGTATCACGGTTATGCTGGCCGATGGGCTGGTACTGGCGAAGTCGGCGTTTAATCACTCGGTCAATTACCGGTCGGTAGTAATTTTTGCGCAGGCGGAGAAAGTGACTGACGAAGCCGAGAAAATGCAGGCGCTGGCCCTGATTACCGATCACCTGATTCCCAACCGCTGGGACGACCTGCGCCCGACGACCGACAGCGAGATGCGGAAAACAACCGTACTGGCTTTTTCACTGGCCGAAGCCTCGGCGAAAGTGCGCACCGGCAGTTCCAACGACGATGCCGCCGACCGCGATTTGCCAACCTGGGCGGGGGTAATTCCGTTGAAAACGGTACAACTACCGCCCGTTCCGGCCGATTACAGCACGGCTCCGCTGCCGGATTATCTGGTGGTTAACTAG
- a CDS encoding aminotransferase-like domain-containing protein, translated as MLPYKSLIRLDKTLPTPIFVQLSEQLRQLIRTGTLSAGQRLPGTRQLAGLLDLHRQTVVAAYDEGLAQGWLESRSGSGTYVAAHSPDVWPRPLPDSAEQGVEEPIDQQQIDSLARPGLSAHGLVWPGYAFAAGAHLTRPVLTNTGGLRLDDGFPDARLAPMDELSRAYRSYFRWGDPQQHFGYGDTKGHPLLREQLAQHLAETRGLRITPDNVLITRGSIMGLHLSCQVLLRPGDVFVMGESSWAGAAMNARQAGATVLTVPADQHGLDVTALAQLCEQRPVRMVYVTPHHHYPTTVTLRADRRVRLLQLAERWGFAIVEDDYDYDFHYLSRPILPLASADRRGMVVYVGSLTKSIAPAFRVGYVVAPTALIDELARLRRIIDRQGDTMLEFAIGQLLRNGDLKRHFRKALRTYHARRDQFCDLLTDQLADAVQFSKPDGGLAVWATFREDIDLVGVAERAGKLGLTLANGLSHDLPDRRFNSTRLGFASSTEAELAQSVLLLKKALY; from the coding sequence ATGCTGCCTTACAAGTCCCTGATTCGGCTGGATAAGACCCTGCCGACGCCCATCTTTGTGCAACTGAGTGAACAACTGCGTCAGTTGATTCGCACCGGTACATTGTCGGCGGGGCAGCGGTTACCCGGTACGCGCCAACTCGCCGGGCTGCTCGACCTGCACCGGCAGACCGTGGTGGCGGCTTATGACGAAGGGCTGGCGCAGGGCTGGCTTGAAAGCCGGTCGGGTAGCGGAACGTACGTGGCTGCGCACAGCCCCGACGTTTGGCCCCGGCCATTGCCAGATTCAGCCGAACAGGGGGTTGAAGAACCGATCGACCAGCAGCAAATAGATAGCCTGGCGCGGCCCGGCCTGTCTGCACACGGCCTGGTGTGGCCCGGCTACGCATTTGCTGCCGGGGCGCACCTTACCCGGCCGGTACTGACCAATACGGGCGGGCTGCGGCTCGACGATGGCTTTCCCGACGCCAGGCTCGCTCCAATGGATGAACTGAGCCGGGCGTACCGGTCGTATTTTCGCTGGGGCGATCCGCAGCAGCACTTCGGTTACGGCGATACAAAGGGCCACCCGCTATTGCGCGAACAACTGGCACAGCATCTGGCCGAAACGCGCGGTCTGCGTATCACGCCCGACAATGTGCTCATCACGCGGGGCAGCATCATGGGCCTGCACCTGAGCTGTCAGGTGCTGTTGCGGCCGGGCGACGTGTTTGTGATGGGCGAAAGCAGTTGGGCGGGCGCGGCTATGAACGCCCGGCAGGCGGGGGCGACCGTGCTGACTGTTCCCGCCGATCAGCACGGGCTGGATGTTACCGCGTTGGCGCAGCTGTGCGAACAGCGGCCCGTGCGGATGGTCTACGTAACGCCCCATCACCATTACCCGACCACCGTAACGCTGCGGGCCGACCGGCGGGTGCGGCTTCTGCAACTGGCTGAACGCTGGGGCTTTGCGATTGTGGAAGATGATTACGACTACGATTTTCACTACCTGAGCCGCCCGATTCTGCCGCTGGCCAGTGCCGACCGGCGGGGCATGGTCGTGTACGTCGGTTCGCTGACCAAATCGATTGCCCCGGCTTTCCGCGTTGGCTATGTCGTTGCGCCCACGGCGCTGATTGATGAGCTGGCCCGGCTCCGGCGTATCATCGACCGGCAGGGCGATACCATGCTTGAGTTTGCCATCGGGCAGCTGCTCAGGAACGGCGATCTGAAACGGCACTTTCGCAAAGCGCTGCGCACCTACCACGCCCGGCGCGATCAGTTCTGCGATTTGCTGACCGACCAGCTGGCCGACGCCGTGCAGTTTAGCAAACCCGACGGGGGGCTGGCCGTATGGGCCACGTTCCGCGAGGATATTGATCTGGTTGGGGTGGCCGAACGGGCCGGGAAACTGGGGCTTACGCTGGCCAATGGATTAAGCCACGACCTGCCCGACCGGCGGTTCAACAGCACCCGGCTGGGTTTTGCATCGAGCACAGAAGCCGAACTGGCGCAGAGTGTGTTACTGCTAAAAAAGGCGCTGTATTGA
- a CDS encoding Uma2 family endonuclease produces the protein MTAITTDKPPRRRRRPSSAGDVPQALVYETWQQKPVYYKGYRDVLAGIKSIDEVMSCSDLQGVLVSLLNGYLFSAINRKVYLISTNEVGIHLAANDNLANDLAIFEKEKVGKLKGKFFDVPPKVVIEVDIKADLVDFLNRENSYIMEKSQKLIDFGVERILWIVTDTRKVYVIDRNDPTWYVVNWSETITVLDDCTLNIAQLLTDESIEF, from the coding sequence ATGACAGCAATAACCACTGACAAACCCCCACGCAGACGCCGTCGCCCCTCGTCGGCCGGGGACGTTCCGCAGGCCCTCGTCTACGAGACATGGCAGCAAAAACCCGTGTACTACAAGGGCTATCGGGACGTACTGGCGGGAATAAAATCGATTGACGAAGTTATGTCGTGTTCTGATTTGCAGGGAGTACTGGTTTCGCTCCTGAATGGCTATCTGTTTTCCGCTATCAATCGTAAGGTCTATCTGATTAGCACCAACGAGGTAGGTATCCATTTGGCGGCCAACGATAATCTCGCCAATGATCTGGCCATTTTCGAGAAGGAAAAAGTCGGTAAGCTCAAAGGCAAATTCTTCGATGTGCCGCCCAAAGTCGTGATCGAGGTCGACATCAAAGCGGATCTGGTCGATTTCCTGAATCGGGAGAATAGCTACATTATGGAAAAGTCGCAGAAGCTGATCGACTTCGGCGTCGAACGCATTCTGTGGATCGTCACCGATACGCGCAAAGTGTATGTTATCGACCGCAACGACCCAACCTGGTACGTGGTCAATTGGTCGGAAACGATTACCGTGCTGGACGACTGTACGTTGAATATTGCCCAGTTGCTAACCGACGAGTCTATCGAGTTCTAG
- a CDS encoding nuclear transport factor 2 family protein — protein MAENAWNTKDPVKVSLAYTPDTEWRNRAEFLNGRDAVVDFLTRKWAKELDYRLKKELWAFTDNQIGVRFEYEWHDEAGQWYRSYGNEMWAFDENGYMKQRFASINDAPINEADRRVFP, from the coding sequence ATGGCCGAAAACGCCTGGAACACCAAAGATCCGGTAAAGGTCAGCCTGGCCTATACGCCCGATACCGAATGGCGCAACCGGGCCGAATTTCTGAACGGGCGCGATGCGGTAGTCGACTTCCTGACTCGCAAGTGGGCGAAGGAACTCGACTACCGCCTGAAAAAAGAACTGTGGGCGTTTACCGACAATCAAATCGGGGTGCGCTTTGAGTACGAGTGGCACGACGAGGCCGGGCAGTGGTACCGCTCCTACGGCAACGAAATGTGGGCATTCGACGAAAACGGCTACATGAAACAGCGCTTCGCCAGCATTAACGACGCGCCCATCAACGAAGCCGACCGGCGCGTGTTTCCGTAA
- a CDS encoding ATP-binding protein: MTGDSTMAPAAETAVQLTQTNFALQAANIGAWDMDIRHHQIWCDDRCKQLYGYHQDELIPYEQVMQYVHPDDIERVDQAARWALNAESGGQYDVQFRTVGTNDSQLRWLHCRGQAFFDEHGAAYRFSGVAQDITQQAQARQQSETSEQRFRNLVLASPTATTVFTGRDMVVQAINQPMLQIWGKDKSVLNRRLHDAMPELIGQPFLSLLQRVFDTGETYRNPEGKAAIFIDGQLREFWFNFSYNPLYNADGRIYGIIHTATDITEQVVARRQLAANEARQTFLLTLSDHLRQLTDLTQIQYKAACLLGAYLGANRVGYAVDQGDGETAVVTCNYINGVDELKGTYRYADCGPTVLAGFLAGQTIIRPDIMQDASLSPAEKEAHQKLQLGATLNKPLLRGKQLLAVLFIHYREPHHWSADELSLLDETAERTWEAIERARVETALRQREEQYRLLAQELDERVKIRTQELELANKELARSNDSLQQFAYVASHDLQEPLRKIQSFSTLLTQHLDNQLTDSGRDYIERITNASARMSTLIKDLLTYSRVSTRQQAFQPTSLDEIVKDVLVTLDWASSQRDARLDVGPLPVVQGDEMQLTQLFQNLLSNALKFTPPGQVPYVRVHSTLQARNELPAHAQPTSDARFFHRICVQDTGIGFDTKYLDRIFQVFQRLHNRHEFPGTGVGLAICQRVAENHGGAITADSRPGEGATFIVYLPA, from the coding sequence GCAAACAACTGTACGGCTATCATCAGGATGAGTTGATACCATATGAGCAGGTGATGCAGTACGTACACCCCGACGATATCGAGCGTGTCGATCAGGCAGCACGGTGGGCGCTTAACGCGGAGTCGGGTGGGCAGTACGACGTACAGTTTCGCACGGTTGGTACCAACGACAGTCAGTTGCGGTGGCTGCACTGCCGGGGTCAGGCTTTCTTCGACGAGCACGGAGCCGCGTATCGTTTTTCGGGTGTTGCTCAGGATATTACGCAGCAGGCGCAGGCTCGTCAGCAGTCAGAAACCAGCGAACAGCGATTCCGCAATCTGGTGCTGGCTTCTCCAACGGCAACTACTGTTTTTACGGGCCGCGACATGGTCGTTCAGGCCATAAATCAGCCTATGCTTCAGATATGGGGAAAAGATAAATCGGTACTCAACAGGCGGTTGCACGACGCCATGCCTGAACTGATCGGGCAACCCTTTCTGTCGCTTCTCCAGCGCGTGTTCGACACTGGCGAAACCTATCGGAACCCGGAAGGCAAGGCAGCCATTTTCATCGACGGCCAGCTCCGGGAGTTCTGGTTTAATTTTTCCTACAATCCGCTTTACAACGCCGACGGACGTATTTACGGTATCATCCACACGGCAACAGACATAACCGAGCAGGTGGTTGCGCGCCGGCAACTAGCCGCCAACGAAGCCCGGCAAACGTTTCTGCTTACCCTCAGCGACCACCTGCGGCAGTTAACCGACCTGACGCAGATTCAGTACAAAGCGGCCTGCCTGCTCGGTGCTTACCTTGGTGCCAACCGGGTTGGGTATGCGGTCGATCAGGGCGACGGGGAAACGGCTGTCGTTACGTGCAATTATATCAACGGCGTCGACGAACTGAAAGGCACCTATCGGTATGCTGATTGCGGGCCCACCGTGCTGGCTGGCTTTCTGGCTGGCCAGACAATTATCCGGCCCGACATCATGCAGGATGCTTCGCTTAGCCCCGCCGAAAAAGAAGCGCATCAGAAACTACAACTGGGCGCAACGTTGAATAAGCCGCTGCTCAGGGGTAAGCAGTTACTGGCCGTGCTGTTTATTCACTACCGCGAGCCGCACCACTGGTCAGCTGATGAGCTTTCGTTACTGGACGAAACGGCCGAGCGGACCTGGGAAGCCATTGAACGGGCGCGGGTCGAGACGGCCCTGCGCCAGCGGGAAGAACAGTACCGGCTGCTGGCACAGGAGCTGGACGAGCGGGTGAAAATCCGGACGCAGGAGTTGGAGCTGGCCAACAAGGAACTGGCACGCTCAAACGACAGCTTGCAGCAGTTTGCCTACGTAGCCAGCCACGACTTACAGGAGCCCCTGCGCAAGATTCAGTCGTTCAGCACACTCCTGACCCAGCACCTGGACAATCAGCTGACCGATTCGGGCCGCGATTACATCGAGCGGATCACCAACGCCAGCGCCCGCATGTCGACGCTCATCAAAGACCTGCTGACCTATTCCCGCGTGTCGACCCGGCAGCAGGCGTTTCAGCCAACTTCGCTGGACGAAATCGTGAAAGATGTGCTGGTAACGCTCGACTGGGCAAGCAGTCAGCGCGACGCCCGGCTCGATGTGGGGCCGCTACCCGTCGTTCAGGGCGACGAGATGCAGCTGACCCAGCTGTTTCAGAACCTGCTGTCGAACGCGCTGAAGTTCACCCCGCCAGGGCAGGTCCCCTACGTCCGGGTTCACAGTACGCTGCAAGCCCGTAATGAACTCCCTGCCCACGCGCAACCCACCAGCGACGCCCGGTTTTTCCACCGGATTTGCGTGCAGGATACGGGTATCGGCTTCGACACCAAATACCTCGACCGGATTTTTCAGGTGTTTCAGCGGCTACATAACAGACACGAATTTCCGGGTACCGGTGTCGGACTGGCCATTTGTCAGCGCGTTGCTGAAAACCACGGGGGAGCCATCACCGCCGACAGTCGGCCGGGGGAAGGGGCTACGTTTATTGTGTACCTGCCCGCCTGA